Proteins from one Microtus pennsylvanicus isolate mMicPen1 chromosome 7, mMicPen1.hap1, whole genome shotgun sequence genomic window:
- the Bcl10 gene encoding B-cell lymphoma/leukemia 10 — translation MEAPALSLTEEDLTEVKKDALENLRVYLCEKIIAERHFDHLRAKKILSREDTEEISCRTSSRKRAGKLLDYLQENPKGLDTLVESIRREKTQNFLIQKITDEVLKLRNIKLEHLRGLQCSSCEPFAAAATNNLSRSNSDESNFSEKQRASMVTYHPEGESSTAPFFSTESSLNLPVLEVGRTESSSFSSGTLPRPGDPGAPALPPDLQLEGGTCGNSSEMFLPLRSRALSRQ, via the exons gCTTTAGAAAATTTACGTGTTTACCTGTGTGAGAAAATCATAGCTGAGAGACATTTTGATCATCTCCGTGCAAAAAAAATACTCAGTAGAGAAGACACGGAAGAAATTTCTTGCCGAACTTCAAGTAGGAAAAGAGCTGGGAAGTTGTTAGACTACTTACAGGAAAACCCCAAGGGACTGGACACCCTCGTGGAATCCATTCGCAGGGAGAAAACACAGAACTTCCTGATTCAGAAGATAACGGATGAAGTACTAAAGCTTCGTAATATAAAACTGGAGCATCTCAGAG GCTTGCAGTGCAGCAGCTGTGAGCCCTTTGCAGCTGCAGCCACCAACAACCTTTCCAGGTCCAATTCAGATGAgagtaatttctcagaaaagcagagagcGTCCATGGTCACGTACCACCCGGAAGGAGAATCTAGCACCGCTCCCTTTTTCTCCACGGAGTCTTCTCTGAATTTGCCAGTCCTGGAAGTGGGCAGAACTGAAAGCAGCAGCTTCTCCTCGGGCACTCTTCCTCGACCTGGGGACCCCGGGGCCCCTGCTTTGCCCCCAGATCTGCAGTTGGAAGGAGGAACTTGTGGAAACTCGAGCGAGATGTTTCTGCCCTTACGGTCACGTGCTCTCTCACGCCAGTGA